A stretch of Acidimicrobiales bacterium DNA encodes these proteins:
- a CDS encoding NAD-dependent epimerase/dehydratase family protein codes for MRVLVIGGTVFLGRHVVDLALERGDDVTIFHRGRHPSHRPGDVEEVLGDRDVPGDLGALAGRSWDAVVDTSAYRPRQVTTAVEAVGAGAGHWSFVSSISVYAEGVAAPVDETSAVRPPPADGDAAPLPEAYGELKLACELALAGLLPRRGLSVRAGLIVGPEDPSDRFTWWVRLLDEGGEVLAPAVPDQPVQVVDVRDLAAFLLDAAAAGAAGVVNGVGPAEATLADLLAGADVTWVDEAWLLDQGVEPWTDVPLWVPSDDPEAGLLHCDDTRARALGLRARPLAATVADTAAWDRGRDRSAPLRAGLPPERVAELLAAWRARA; via the coding sequence GTGAGGGTGCTCGTGATCGGCGGCACGGTGTTCCTCGGCCGCCACGTCGTCGACCTCGCCCTCGAGCGGGGCGACGACGTGACCATCTTCCACCGGGGCCGGCACCCGTCGCACCGGCCGGGCGACGTCGAGGAGGTGCTCGGCGACCGGGACGTGCCCGGCGACCTCGGCGCCCTGGCCGGCCGGTCGTGGGACGCCGTCGTCGACACCAGCGCCTACCGGCCCCGCCAGGTCACGACGGCCGTCGAGGCGGTCGGCGCGGGCGCCGGCCACTGGTCGTTCGTGTCGAGCATCTCGGTCTACGCCGAAGGGGTGGCCGCCCCGGTCGACGAGACGTCGGCCGTCCGCCCCCCGCCGGCCGACGGCGACGCCGCGCCCCTGCCGGAGGCCTACGGGGAGCTCAAGCTGGCCTGCGAGCTGGCCCTCGCCGGCCTGCTCCCCCGCCGCGGCCTGTCGGTCCGGGCCGGGCTGATCGTCGGCCCCGAGGACCCGTCCGACCGGTTCACCTGGTGGGTGCGGCTCCTCGACGAGGGCGGCGAGGTGCTGGCCCCGGCGGTGCCCGACCAGCCCGTGCAGGTGGTCGACGTGCGGGACCTGGCCGCCTTCCTGCTCGACGCGGCCGCGGCCGGGGCGGCCGGCGTGGTCAACGGGGTCGGGCCGGCCGAGGCGACCCTGGCCGACCTGCTGGCCGGGGCCGACGTGACGTGGGTGGACGAGGCCTGGCTGCTCGACCAGGGAGTCGAGCCGTGGACCGACGTGCCGCTGTGGGTGCCGTCGGACGACCCGGAGGCCGGCCTGCTCCACTGCGACGACACGAGGGCGAGGGCGCTCGGCCTGCGGGCCAGGCCCCTCGCCGCCACGGTGGCCGACACGGCCGCCTGGGACCGCGGCCGGGACCGGTCGGCCCCGCTGCGGGCCGGGCTCCCCCCGGAGCGGGTGGCCGAGCTCCTCGCCGCCTGGCGGGCGCGGGCCTAG